The genomic segment ATCGTGAAAGTCTTTCCCGAGCCGGTAACTCCCAAAAGAGTTTGAAATCTGTCGCCGCTTTGGAGTCCTTCGATTAGTTTTTCGATAGCTTGAGGCTGGTCGCCCTGGGGTTTGTACGAAGAATCAAGTTCGAAGAGCACCAGATCAACTCCTTTCAATCATAACGGTAAACAATTTTACACCATGCAGTCAGGTGTTTTCAATCGCAAAGATATCCGATTCAAACCAGATCAAATAGGAAGATTCTTGAATCCTTCAGGCGATGAAGGGCGAAGCATCTTTCAACTGTGCAGTTAATTCACGACACACGTCTTCGGCTGTCGTTCGGGGAGACAAACTGACATTTCTCTTCGAATAGGTCTGCCGTCGAGGCTTTCGGCCGTCACGCAGCTTCTCTTTCGCAACGCCAAAGGGTCCCTCGAATGTGCCAGCGCACATCCTACTTTCTTATTTCTTTGAGGGCTTTCTTGAGCAGCTCCTGGGTATCAATCTCTTTGTTCTCTTTCAAGATCTTGACAACGACTTTCTTGGCCTGGTTTTCATCGAAACCGAGGGATGTCAGCGCGACCATCGCCTCTTCACCGCGGGATCGCTGTACAGCCGGCACTTCATCTCCGCTCTCTATTTCCGAAGCATCTATTAAAGAAGCTATCTCAACTATCATTCTCTCGGCGGTCTTCTTCCCAATTCCCGGAAGTGAGGAGAGCTCTGCTACGTTTTTCGAGGAAATGATGTGCTTTATTCTCGAAGGAGAGGCTGAAGACAAGATCTTCATGGCGGATTTAGGCCCTATTTTGCTGGCCTTCAGCAAGATGTTGAACAGCTCTTTCTCTTCATTGTCGATGAAACAGTAGAGTTCCGGCGGTCTGTCCTGCGAATAGGCCATGAATGTCAGAAAATAGAATTCCTTCTCAACTGTAAGTTTTCCGATAGTATTCGGAGTGCAGTTGAGTCTGAAAAACAGACCCCCAACCTGCACCACAACTTCAGATTCCCTTATCTCCTTTACCCGTCCCTCAATGCCTTCCAGCACTTTCCTTCACCCCAGTCAGGCTGTTTCTTATTTCGCTAACCAGATAGAGAGAACCACAGACAAGAATCTTTTCCGAAGTGCATAGAGCCGTCTCGAAAGCTGCCTCGTGAGACTCTACAAGATCTACGAATGAACAATACTTTCTCCACGTATCGGCGACTCTTTCGGGATGAACGCTTCTGTGATTAGGTACTCTGCACACGATAACTCTATCTGTAATATTTGAAAGCGTTTTGATGTTGCTTTCATAATCCTTGTCATCAAGACTTCCAAAAAGAAGCGTAATCTTCTCATCCGGGAAGTACCTCTCCACAGTCCTTCTGAGAACCTTGGCGGCTTCGGGGTTGTGAGCGCCGTCAAGCACGACCGTTTTCGAGTTCACAGAGAAGACCTCGAATCTCCCGGGCCAGCGGACATTCTCCAGAGCTTCTCTCAAGCGCCTCTCATCCACTCCATTGCCTATCTTTTCCAGTCCGATCTCTGTCGCCTTTATGGCGACGGCCGCGTTTGCAATCTGGTGTTCCCCGTTGAGTCTGATCCGGAGGTTGCGGATAGACTTTTTGCCTCGATAGTCGAAAGTGTTTTTGTTTATGTTGTACTCTCTTCCATACGCGTCGAAATCCTTCTGGTAGAAGAAAGCTGGGGCATCCAGTCTTCCGGCCGTTTCGGAGACTATTCTCCTGATTGCCGGCCTCGTAATTCCAGATACTACCGGACTATTGTACTTGATAATCCCCGATTTCTCCTTTGCAATCTTTTCTTCGGTATCGCCAAGAATGGCAGTATGATCTAGTCCTACGCTGGTAATAACCGAAACAAGGGAGGAGTCAATAACATTGCTCGCATCGAATCTGCCTCCCAGTCCTACTTCTAGAACAACTGCATCGCACTTCTTCTCCTTGAAGTGCAAGAAGCTCATTGCAGTCACTACCTCGAAGAAACTCGGGGCGTACTCCTCTCCCTTTCTGTCCATCTTCTCGAGAGAAGGTTCAAGTTTTCTCAGAGTTTCGCAGACATCATCTTCGGAGATATCACTTCCATCGACCTGAATCCTTTCCCGAAAAGTCGTGATGTGAGGGGAGATATTCAGCCCGGTTCTAAAACCGTGAGTCGTTAGTATCGATCTTGCAATTGTCGCAACGCTCCCCTTTCCATTGGTTCCAGTTATATGAACTATAGGATATGATTCTTGGGGATTCCCGAGACGCTCCAGAAGCTCCCTGATTCTGTATAGGCCATACTTGATCTTCCCGTAGGGTCTTGAATTGTACAGATACTGTATAGCTTCTGCATATTTCTTCATCTTAAGTCTTCGATGATCTTCTCGATCCTGCGAATATTGTCTTGACTTATTGAAAGCCTTTCTCTGTTCTCATTCACAACTTCTTCGGGAGCATTGTCGACAAAACTCTTGTTTTCAAGCTTAGATTTGGTTCGGATAAGATCGTTTCTCTCCTTCTCGAGTTTTCCCTGTAATCTCTCGATTTCAGCCCCGGTGTCAATCTCGCCCAATACTACATACAGCGCATTTTCGGTATCTGCCCAGGCTGAAACGCTTCCCGTTGTCTTTTCATCTTCACGGCCGATTTCGTTTGAATTGGAAAGATGAGATACAAGCTTCAGGATCTCTGAATCAATCTCTTTTCCGAGGCAGTAGACATCTGTCTTCGAAGAGGGCGGAATGTTCATCTCTGCCTTGACGTTTCTGATTCCTCTCACTATTTCCATGATCCTCGTAAACTCGTCTTCAGAAGCATCGTCGAAATCCGACTCATTGAACTCCGGCCATTCGGAAGCAATCAACAAGCCTTCGGAAGCCGGGAGTCTTTGCCAGAGTTCTTCAGTTATGTAAGGCATGAAGGGATGAAGCATTTTCAAAGAGGCGTCTAGGGTCTTAATTAGAACATTCTGCGCTACAGTTCGATCTTCGCCTCTTCTATTCAGTCTCGGTTTGATGCTTTCGATGTACCAGTCGCAGAATTCATTCCAGAAGAAGGAATAGATGATCTTGGAGGCCGTCGGGAAATCATAGACGTCGATTGACCTCTCGACTGCTGTAACAGACTTCGCCAATCGGGACATTATCCAACGATCCTCCACAGCTAGCTTCGTTTCATCGATCTCTATCTTTGTGAAGCCCTCCATGTTAAGAAGGACAAACCTCGAGGCGTTCCAGATCTTGTTGGCAAACTTTTTGTAAGTTTCAAAAAATCTAACGTCGAGCTTGATGTCGTGATTCTGGGCCGCAAGAATGGCAAGCGTGAAACGCATAGCGTCTGTACCGTGTTCCTCTATTACGTCAAGTGGATCGATGCCATTCCCCAGTGACTTTGA from the Mesotoga infera genome contains:
- a CDS encoding bifunctional folylpolyglutamate synthase/dihydrofolate synthase; this translates as MKKYAEAIQYLYNSRPYGKIKYGLYRIRELLERLGNPQESYPIVHITGTNGKGSVATIARSILTTHGFRTGLNISPHITTFRERIQVDGSDISEDDVCETLRKLEPSLEKMDRKGEEYAPSFFEVVTAMSFLHFKEKKCDAVVLEVGLGGRFDASNVIDSSLVSVITSVGLDHTAILGDTEEKIAKEKSGIIKYNSPVVSGITRPAIRRIVSETAGRLDAPAFFYQKDFDAYGREYNINKNTFDYRGKKSIRNLRIRLNGEHQIANAAVAIKATEIGLEKIGNGVDERRLREALENVRWPGRFEVFSVNSKTVVLDGAHNPEAAKVLRRTVERYFPDEKITLLFGSLDDKDYESNIKTLSNITDRVIVCRVPNHRSVHPERVADTWRKYCSFVDLVESHEAAFETALCTSEKILVCGSLYLVSEIRNSLTGVKESAGRH
- the ruvA gene encoding Holliday junction branch migration protein RuvA produces the protein MLEGIEGRVKEIRESEVVVQVGGLFFRLNCTPNTIGKLTVEKEFYFLTFMAYSQDRPPELYCFIDNEEKELFNILLKASKIGPKSAMKILSSASPSRIKHIISSKNVAELSSLPGIGKKTAERMIVEIASLIDASEIESGDEVPAVQRSRGEEAMVALTSLGFDENQAKKVVVKILKENKEIDTQELLKKALKEIRK